GTATAAATTTATCATAGAAATATACTTTTATTGGCAGGCTCAAGAAAGCACATCCTTTCCTAGTCAAAAGTTAAAGCAGTCCAATTCAGAAGATGTGGAATTCCACTCGGTTCAGTCATTCTCGAAGTCTTTTCCGGAGCAGTATTCCGGGACAGAATCAGGTCTCCGGACCAACAGTGCTTCAATCCAAACACTTACAAAATTAATATTTGATTGCTCAATCAGACTGTCTTTAGAGGCGTTGGCTGACCCAGTGAACGAAGAAGAAATGTGCGGTGCAATTGCTGCTTTAAATGAAGATCCCTCATCGTTTAGTGACGAACATGTCAAGCAATTGGTAAAACTTAAGCATGAATTCCCTATCATGGTTAAGAAATGGAGGGACTTGGCACAAGCTGTATCAAGTTACCAGGAATTCTTGACCAACTTTGAAGAGGATAGGAAAAAACTGGATGAGTGGAATAGATTAGAAGCAAAGTTGATGGCGGAGTATGTGAAAAAGGAGGAGCAAGCTAGAGAATTGGAAGCAGCGCTTCAAACTATAAAGACCAGGCAGAAACAAATCATGGACGAAAGACTAGAAGCCACCCAAGAGGCTCAACGCATTGTCTTGTTAGCTCAAGAAAAAGTTAGCAAGATCGATAGCACCAAAAGTAAATTGGCAACAACAAAGATGGAAATGGATAGCTTGAGAAAAAATTGGTCCAATTTCCAGTCTTCATTCCCTTAGTTATTACTTTCAGTTCCTTCTATAGTCACAATTATATTGTAAACTTTCTCTTGACTTATGCCTTCAGATAGGCCTCTTTTGGTTCCTAGGACTAAATAtgttttggaaggtgaagttaTAGTCCATATGTACATAATATACATGTAGCTGCTGCGGCAGATTTTGACTTTGACTTTGGCTTGCTGTTGGATTACTCTCTTACTTGTACATAAGAGAGTGATTCATTACAAGGATCAACATCAAAATTTCTATCCAGTCAGTAATAGAAAATTGGAAAACACTGCCTACTTTGCTCGCATTCCTAAGCTCGATTTTCCTTGATTTTCTGGATATGATTTACGTACATGGTTGTATAAGGTGAATCCAGATTCCTTAGTAGACAGAGGCAGAGCTAGGATTTGAAATTTATGAGTTCTGAATTCATCACCGAACTCATATCTCGTCTTAGTTACTGGAttcacaattaaatatttatacattttatgaattttctAATACAAATACAGGGTTTAAGCAAAAGTTATATGATAGAAACTAAGGATCCACCAAACTATagagagaaccaggttctctattagttcccacagaacacacacacaacaattaataaataacaCAATAGAGTTTTACGTGAAAGACtctcagctcacgggattaaaaaccacgacctacactcgtaggatttcaacttcactactgagcaaacttcagattacaaacTATTATAAtataggaattaacctcttaatccctcactaacttgtaataactctattacaagcccctttgtaataactctattacaaagcttacaACTCAACTAActctctagccaagacacaaacacaagattTATGGTTTTACAAAAGGTTTCCTatacaatgcttctaactaagctaagtaggaattacaagtaaatcacttTAACAAAGGTACAAGacaactaaggacatataatGACTCAATGCGGGAAACAAGCCattcgttatgttgttctttgttcttgacgcCTTGAGTGTCACTTGCAGGTTGGCAACATACTTGAGAGGAAGCTTGATGAATTCTAGAATGTGCAAGTGTGATGTTTTTcctttgcttcatgttaatattgcATAAGTGACATCACTCGAATGATGTAAGCATGTCTGGTAcaagggcattccccataaagtgactgGTGTACTGTATGCACTGTTGCGTGTGTGTTGAGGCACAGTTGCAGCCACTTTACAGTTGTGGGGAGTTAACTGGTACAGTCAGCAAGGGAACTGATGTccatctgttccctctgttgtttctTTGACTATGTGTGCTGGAACATGTCccagacttgagacttgttgatcttGAGTACTTTGAGGATGTGGAGTATGTTCCCTATCTGGTTCTTAACATTAAGTtagttagatcatcaaaacataacatgactcataacttatcaatttttccctttttgatgatgacaaacttataatttgaAATTCCCCGTGAGAACCAGAGTACCATAAATAGTACCCAAAAACAAAATTTGTATTCCCCCTGAACCTGTTTCCCCCTCTGTTCCCCCTCAATTActttttccccttttggcatcataaaaagagtAGTCACAagtaataagcaaaaagaagtctGGCAAGCTTAACTCATGCCATATGTGTGCACACAAGCATGACTAAAAACAGAGCAGAAGAGCAAAGCATGCATAGCAAAAGGACGGGATATTCATTAACTTTGGAAATAAACAAGGAACAGTGCCAGTTGTTACATAATCATccacaaaataaaacaaaaaaaagaagtaCCGACCAATAAACATATCCAAGCAAGGGAGACCAAAACAGAGGATAAACAATTTGATCTTGACACTTGGAAGGGAACGATTTTAAGGAGCACTGGAAGGGGGAGGCAGAGATTGAGAGGCAAGAGTTCTAAGAAGGATATCCATTCGAGCATTTGCAGACCCTTGCTCAGTGAGTAACCTCTCCTTTAGGTCCTCAACCTGTTTCCTGAGATTAGCATTCTCCTTGGTCAGACGGGCAACCTCTGCGCCTTGTGTACTGCTAGAACCAGGTGCCTCCTGGGCCTGACTAAGCTGTCCCTCAAGAATAACATTTCGTGCCTTCAACTTCCTTATATCTTCATTGGCAATGTTTTGAGCTTCAATCAGTTGAGAGATAGTGGAATTTCTGCCACCCCCTTCTTATCGATGCACTCACACTCTTCTAAGGTGGTCTTGGAGAAGGTATGCTTGCGAGTACCGCTATAGCCTTTCCTAGAGGGACTTTGAAGAACTCAAATACTTTGGTGAATAAAAACCCGTAGGGCTgcccatgattaccatccttgaAATCTGTCACTTTCTTCATGTGCTCAATCATGAAACCCGGCAGATTGATAGTGGAGTATGcatccagtgcttccatgaggaaCATGTCTGCTTGGGACGTAATGGAATGACTTTCTGCATGAGGGAGCAAAACCTTGTTCACCATCTCGAATAACAGCTGGTACACTGGAAGGAGGAACTTCTTGTGTACCCATTCCCCCTGTTGTACTGCATCATCCTTCAAAATGACATTTCTGAAGTTTAAAGAACAAGTCCCCTCAATGGAGGATATTCCGTTAGTAGGCACTCCCAAGATGGTTCCCAGCACAGCCTCATCCATCACAAAGTCAACACCATTCACCGTCATGCAGATGTTGTCATCCTTGATTGTGAAAAAGTCGGCATATAAACTGTGCACTTCTACCTCATACACCTTAGGACTCTCATTTGTGAACATATGTGTCCATTGTTGAAAGTCACAGATATCAACCAGTTGGCGTATTCCTGTCATGTCAAGAATATCAGGGGCAAATGTTTTGCCCCACAACACCTTCTGATTTCTCAGATTTTCCCTTCCTCTATTcttggccacacccaccttggcCTTCTTTGTGAAACCAGGTTCCTCATTGTTACCAGCCTTCCGTTTCACTGATTTTCTCACACTCTTCTCATTAGCTACAGATTTCTCAGACACCTTCTCAGACACAGATTTTTCAGACACTTTCTCAACAGACTCCTCAGCCACTTTCTCGCCAGACTTGCCCACTTCAACATTGCTAACCTCCATCACTCTCACAGATGACTCTTTCCAAGACTTTGGAATAGTAGGTTTCTTGGAGGACTTACAAACTAAGGAACTGGGTTCCTCTTCCACCTCGTCATCAACGTCAATAATAAGTGCTTTAGGCACTACCTCTTCATGTACTAACTTTCCACCCTTCACCAACTTTCtcctatttttttctttcttacttTTCTTCAGAGCTGACTTAAGAGCTTCCTTCATTTGCAGCCTAGTAGTAGGTCTTTTAGGAGTGGGCATTTTGGGAGTTTTTCGTCTACTCCTAGCACTAATAAAGCTTGCAAAAACTATATTGTCATAGTCTTCTTCACTACCCTCATTCTCTTCCTCAGACAGAGATCTCATCTTAGGAGCGACAATGGTTAATGGCTCAGCATAGAAATGAGGAGAGGGAGCGGGATAAGTACTGACCTGGGGTTCTTTTGAAGAACAAGgggtttcatcccaagtaggagcagaGGACTCCTCTTGGGAAGAGGGATCAGGTCCCTCATGTGGTTCCCCAATAGTAATTTCGGGTGCCAGATTTTCGACAGGCACCAGTTCCCTACCCTCTCCCTGTAGACTATCACCTTCCCCCTGAGACCCATTGGTTTCAGATACACCTTCATAACCACCAACCAAACATCCCTCAGTAGCTATTGACAACATGTTCTCTATGGCCTCTTATTTTTTTAACCCCAAAGTAAACTCAAAAGGTCAGAAGGCACATGAGGAATATTACCTATAGGATCTGTAACATTCAAATCAAGACCTGGGGTAGCCATTTTTGATTCATCACCAGTACGAACCACACCTCGTTGTGTCTCAGAACTCTCTTCCAAACGCAGACTGAAAACTTCCTGATTTTCTTCTCCCTCTATTATTTCTCCCTCAGCCATTTTTTCCAGCGAGGCAGAGGGAGAGGTCCTAGCTACAAACCTCTTGGGATTCGAAGTTTTACGACTCTAATGAGAACCGGAACTTGATTGGGTTAGAGAAGAGGCGAGTGGTTGGGAATCTTGCTTATGGTTTGGACTGGGTGGCGTAGGGGACTTAGACTCTGTCACTGGTACTTCAAGAGATGAAGATACAGCGGGGACGATACTGGGGACATTTGAGGCTTCGAGATTCTCGGACATTATGGAGTTTAATGAGAGTTTATGAAAGAATAGAGTGTTTTGTTGTTGAGAGAAAAGGGAAATTTTGGCTTTTGATGTGAACAGTTGTGAGAGTGACAGAGTTTGGGTTTATTAAAAGGGGGTGAGGGACCGGTTGGGAACAAGTATTGATTTTCTGGGTAGATGGGTCGTTTTGTAATGGGTAGGACGCTTGGGTTCTAAAAAGGGAAAAAGGAGAAACTGATAATTTAATGACGTGGCACCTTTGTTAGCCGTTTAAAAAGATATGCATGAGAGTACAAaggaactactaacctgtgtcaaaGGAAGCAGGTTCCCTGACAGATTTTGTAAATGTGAGCCTCATCCTTTTACCAAAGTACAGTACATTAGCTCCTTGTTTGCTCTGTAATTGccatgcgtgtctacctgtaacggtatagaaaTGAGTTAGACCTTGCCAGAAAACACTTTTTAGTTGTTTTACCTGTACgtttctttcatagccaatcagcgagggaccaggttctcagCTTGATTTTATCAACCCAAGCACCAAGAGATTCTTTTCAAAGTGTTCTCTGCTCAGTGCTTTGGTGAATATGTCTGCAATTTGATCTTCTGTGCTTCAAAACTTCATGCAGATAAGccctttttcaacattgtctctgagaaaaTGATGGCGCACATCAATGTGATTTGTTTTCTTATACTGAACTGGGTTATTTTCCATGTTGAGAGCACCGGTGTTATCACACAGTAGTGGCACACAATCAGAAAATACGCCAAAATCCTCTAACTGTTGCTTGATctacaacaattgagcacagcaAGAGGCAGCTGCTACATACTCAGCTTCTGCAGTTGAAAGAGCCACTGTGTTTTGTTTTCTTGCACCCCATGAAATGAGACACGATCCCAGAAAGTGTGCCATGCCAGAAGTGCTTTTCCTGTCCACCAGATAACCAACATAATCAACGTCAGCATACCCAATCAAGTTGAAATTATCTCCTGAGGGGAAGTAAAGAACCAGGTCCTGCGTTCCCTTTAGATATTTCAGGATTCTCTTGGCAGCCTTCGGATAAGATTCCTTTGGATTTGATTGAAACATGGCACATAGTCCCACACAGAAAATGATATCTAGTCTGCTTGCTGTGAGATGGTCTCGTTCACAGGGAAATCGGGTTCATCCATGTCCAGACGAGTGGTAGTGGCAATAGGAGTATAAATGACTTTTGAGCTTTCCATTTCAAATCTCTTCAGAAGCTCTTTgatgtacttctgctgacttatcattGTGCCCTTAGGAGTTTGCTTGACTTGCAGACCCAAGAAGGAATTCAATTCCcctatcatgctcatttca
This sequence is a window from Nicotiana tomentosiformis chromosome 5, ASM39032v3, whole genome shotgun sequence. Protein-coding genes within it:
- the LOC117275963 gene encoding secreted RxLR effector protein 161-like, with amino-acid sequence MFQSNPKESYPKAAKRILKYLKGTQDLVLYFPSGDNFNLIGYADVDYVGYLVDRKSTSGMAHFLGSCLISWGARKQNTVALSTAEAEYVAAASCCRHAWQLQSKQGANVLYFGKRMRLTFTKSVREPASFDTG